In Nitratireductor basaltis, the following are encoded in one genomic region:
- a CDS encoding putative bifunctional diguanylate cyclase/phosphodiesterase has product MKKQKSYIPEDVYVGYIRSLFQDVGVLPLGAACFAAIAVLLYVKTGMTAHLVMGALMLFAGFARYFLITRVDHALISDYPSALHWEQRYIIWGSVHGLVVGSFGFFAVYWSQDPFSELAAVSAVLCGTITIAGRNYGSPRMVSILTLTVVAPISIALVLKGDIYHFILGMFIAPFMMVVMKMARLVREVLFTAISEQVRSSRLAHRFNRALNTMSHGLIMFDAAGRVVVANAQATETLGFRSVEQAVGRSIQALLARGVAAGLLDRKECRNAQVQLTSALREGRNRKVLLRLLDGRHLEFSAREGRDELGVITFEEVTGRIQAEEKIRFMARYDNLTGLPNRGYFHELVSDLMQSGDPKRYCALAVFDLDDFKSINDTLGHPVGDGLIYAVGERLSEIAGEDVRVSRFGGDEFMIYFDRLDSRDDLSLRMEAILEHLNGEVDVTGHLLRVQASCGAAISRASDATVDELTVKADLALYQAKDLGKNGWRLFEQEMDAAFRNRQTLKADLRNAIETRALRVVFQPIVDMRNMQIAGSEALCRWHHAELGPISPAIFIPLAEEMGIVSEITAMVLEVSCRECATWPEHLRVSVNLSAKDFHDPSIVDKVRHVLEDTGLDPARLEIEVTETALLDDQQATREYLQALKGLGVSIALDDFGTGYSSLSYLHTLPLDKVKIDGSFVADITSDERSLKLITGVVELSRNLGLAITVEGVETFGQLKTLSIAVQPDLVQGFLFGSALSASGIKTMSQSSWSFGSELQQALLPARA; this is encoded by the coding sequence GGATGTCGGCGTGCTGCCGCTCGGCGCGGCCTGTTTTGCTGCCATTGCCGTCCTTCTCTATGTAAAAACCGGCATGACCGCGCATCTTGTGATGGGCGCTCTCATGCTTTTTGCCGGTTTCGCGCGCTATTTTCTGATCACACGCGTCGACCACGCACTCATCTCGGATTATCCATCGGCGCTGCACTGGGAGCAGCGCTACATTATCTGGGGTTCTGTCCACGGCCTGGTGGTTGGCAGCTTCGGTTTTTTCGCCGTCTACTGGAGTCAGGATCCGTTTTCCGAGCTTGCGGCCGTCTCGGCTGTGCTCTGCGGCACGATAACCATCGCCGGACGCAATTACGGCTCTCCCCGAATGGTTTCGATCCTGACGCTGACCGTCGTTGCTCCGATCTCTATCGCGCTCGTCCTCAAGGGTGACATCTATCATTTCATCCTGGGCATGTTCATCGCGCCCTTCATGATGGTGGTGATGAAGATGGCGCGGCTGGTACGAGAAGTCCTGTTCACCGCGATCAGCGAACAGGTTCGCTCTTCAAGGCTGGCGCATAGGTTCAACCGTGCGCTCAACACGATGTCGCATGGCCTCATCATGTTCGATGCGGCCGGTCGTGTGGTGGTGGCCAATGCCCAGGCTACGGAAACGCTGGGCTTCAGGTCCGTCGAGCAGGCGGTGGGACGCAGTATCCAGGCACTTCTGGCGCGCGGCGTGGCTGCCGGTCTTCTGGATCGCAAGGAATGCCGCAACGCACAGGTGCAACTGACCTCCGCCTTGCGGGAAGGGCGCAACCGAAAGGTTCTGCTGCGTTTGCTCGATGGGCGTCATCTCGAGTTCTCTGCCCGGGAAGGGCGGGACGAGCTTGGTGTCATAACCTTCGAGGAAGTCACCGGCCGCATCCAGGCGGAAGAGAAGATCCGTTTCATGGCGCGCTACGACAACCTGACCGGGCTACCCAATCGAGGCTATTTCCACGAACTCGTCAGTGACCTGATGCAGTCGGGCGACCCGAAACGCTATTGCGCGCTTGCGGTTTTCGACCTGGATGACTTCAAGTCCATCAATGACACGCTAGGTCATCCTGTCGGTGACGGCCTGATCTATGCCGTAGGCGAGCGACTTTCCGAGATTGCCGGTGAAGATGTCCGGGTCAGCCGCTTCGGCGGCGACGAGTTCATGATCTATTTCGATCGTCTCGACAGTCGTGACGACCTGTCATTGCGCATGGAGGCCATTCTCGAACATCTCAATGGCGAGGTTGATGTCACCGGCCATTTGCTTCGCGTGCAGGCAAGCTGCGGCGCGGCCATTTCGCGGGCCAGTGACGCGACTGTAGATGAGCTGACCGTGAAGGCCGATCTCGCCCTCTATCAGGCGAAGGATCTTGGCAAGAACGGCTGGCGCCTGTTCGAGCAGGAAATGGATGCCGCATTCCGCAACCGCCAGACACTCAAGGCCGATCTGCGCAATGCAATCGAGACACGGGCTTTGCGGGTGGTTTTCCAGCCCATCGTCGACATGCGCAACATGCAGATTGCCGGCAGCGAAGCGCTCTGCCGTTGGCACCATGCGGAACTCGGTCCGATCTCGCCTGCAATCTTCATTCCCTTGGCGGAGGAAATGGGGATCGTGTCGGAGATCACCGCAATGGTGCTGGAAGTGTCCTGCCGCGAATGCGCGACATGGCCCGAGCATCTGCGGGTCTCGGTCAATCTTTCCGCCAAGGACTTCCACGATCCCAGCATCGTCGACAAGGTTCGGCATGTGCTGGAGGATACGGGGCTCGACCCGGCACGCCTCGAGATCGAGGTCACCGAAACAGCGCTGCTCGACGATCAGCAGGCCACGCGTGAATATCTTCAGGCGCTGAAGGGGCTCGGCGTGAGCATCGCGCTCGACGATTTCGGCACTGGCTATTCAAGCCTGAGCTATCTGCACACGCTTCCGCTCGACAAGGTCAAGATCGATGGCAGCTTCGTTGCCGACATTACCAGCGACGAGCGCTCACTCAAGCTGATCACCGGTGTGGTGGAACTTTCGCGCAATCTTGGTCTGGCCATCACAGTGGAAGGCGTGGAGACCTTCGGTCAGCTCAAAACGCTCTCGATTGCGGTGCAGCCCGACCTCGTGCAGGGGTTCCTGTTCGGTTCAGCACTTAGCGCATCGGGTATCAAGACCATGTCCCAATCGAGCTGGTCGTTCGGCAGCGAGTTGCAGCAGGCACTATTGCCGGCACGCGCCTGA
- a CDS encoding N-acyl amino acid synthase FeeM domain-containing protein, translated as MGIHISTARDAGGNSGGRHSLGNSALVGNVLKLLERTEYRRCETGEDLEAIYRLRYKAYRPHGFVTDSNARMVKDSLDELPNSHCFGIFIDNRLVATVRLHQIDRENPHGPVTKGFGDVMMPMIEQGASCINPSMFAADPELNKDYRVLPYVALRLVIVGYSWFRSTYCACLIRQEHTAFYRRIFGAREMAPPRSYPPISIPLMLYGGVCAKEFGPIVTRFPFFLSTRAEQKMLFAPREPGATTPLTVLPTAKYQLNAA; from the coding sequence ATGGGAATTCACATTTCCACGGCAAGAGATGCAGGTGGCAATAGCGGCGGTCGCCACAGTCTGGGCAACTCGGCGCTTGTTGGCAATGTGCTCAAGCTTCTTGAGCGCACCGAGTACAGACGCTGCGAGACGGGCGAAGATCTCGAGGCGATCTATCGCCTGCGCTACAAGGCGTATCGTCCGCACGGTTTTGTCACCGACTCCAATGCACGCATGGTGAAGGACAGCCTCGACGAACTGCCCAACAGTCACTGCTTCGGCATCTTCATCGACAACCGCCTCGTGGCAACCGTGCGTTTGCATCAGATTGATCGCGAAAATCCGCATGGGCCGGTCACCAAGGGGTTTGGTGACGTGATGATGCCGATGATCGAGCAGGGGGCGAGCTGCATCAATCCGTCCATGTTCGCGGCCGATCCCGAGTTGAACAAGGATTACCGCGTGCTGCCCTATGTGGCACTGCGTCTGGTAATCGTCGGTTATTCCTGGTTCCGCTCCACCTATTGCGCCTGTCTCATCCGTCAGGAACATACTGCGTTCTATCGTCGGATTTTCGGCGCGCGGGAGATGGCACCGCCGCGCAGCTATCCGCCGATCAGCATTCCCTTGATGCTCTATGGAGGGGTATGCGCGAAGGAATTCGGGCCGATCGTGACGCGCTTCCCGTTCTTCCTTTCCACACGGGCGGAGCAGAAGATGCTGTTCGCACCACGCGAACCTGGCGCAACTACACCTCTTACAGTTCTCCCCACCGCGAAGTATCAGCTCAACGCTGCCTGA
- a CDS encoding Crp/Fnr family transcriptional regulator: MSISVDTARSTIWAGELTAEELERAARGMVERVYQKGVYICHRDDKLDYWTGVADGLIKISAISAQGKAMTFAGAATGSWFGEGSVLKDEPRKYDLVAIRDTRMWMMQRATFMWLYENSKGFNRFLVRQLNERMGQFIATIEYDRILHPKARVARNLSWFFNPVLYPATRREIEISQEELGLLAGVSRQVVNKALKELEEEGLLTAAHGKITVHEPEVLACYDV; encoded by the coding sequence ATGAGCATTTCGGTAGACACGGCGAGATCGACTATCTGGGCTGGTGAACTGACAGCTGAAGAGCTGGAGCGTGCCGCCCGGGGAATGGTAGAGCGTGTCTATCAGAAGGGCGTCTATATCTGCCACCGCGATGACAAGCTGGACTATTGGACGGGTGTTGCCGACGGCCTCATCAAGATCAGCGCGATATCCGCTCAGGGAAAGGCAATGACCTTTGCGGGTGCAGCAACAGGCAGCTGGTTCGGCGAAGGATCGGTGCTGAAGGACGAGCCGCGCAAATACGATCTGGTCGCCATCCGCGACACACGCATGTGGATGATGCAGCGGGCCACATTCATGTGGCTTTACGAGAATTCCAAGGGCTTCAACCGCTTCCTGGTGCGCCAGCTCAATGAGCGCATGGGGCAGTTCATTGCGACCATCGAATATGACCGTATCCTGCACCCCAAGGCGCGAGTCGCACGGAACCTGTCCTGGTTCTTCAACCCGGTGCTGTATCCCGCGACACGCCGGGAGATCGAGATAAGCCAGGAAGAGCTCGGCCTTCTGGCTGGTGTCTCACGTCAGGTGGTGAACAAGGCACTCAAGGAACTGGAAGAGGAAGGCCTGCTTACTGCTGCTCATGGCAAGATCACGGTCCATGAACCTGAGGTTCTTGCCTGTTATGATGTCTGA
- a CDS encoding AMP-binding protein: MGGYGLAQKPASPDTLAKYLLLNAERFKGRPSMRHKDYGIWQSWTWDQQCEEVRAFSLGLQAIGFKRGDRIAVIGTNRPRLYWTFIAAQALGGVPVPVYADSVAEEMAYVLDHAEVKYAVVEDQEQVDKLLSVAGDVPRLTEIIYDEPRGLRDYDHTHLHDYAEVRAKGLEIMEREPNSAARFEAEVEQGSGADLGVMLYTSGTTGRPKGVMLSNESLVRSALNGNRFDNLDENESVIAYLPLAWVGDHVFSVAQAHTAGFCVSCPESQETVNEDRREIAPTYFFAPPRVFETLLTQIMVRMEDAGRIKKKMFDYFLAHARKVGEPILDGKTVGLKDRVLYSLGEFFVYGPLKNRLGFSRLRVGYTAGEAIGPELFRFYRSIGLNLKQLYGQTEACVYITAQPDGGIKPETVGLPSPEVEIRIAENGEVMYRSPGVFMGYYKNDEATRETKTPDGWVHTGDAGFLDSDGQLRIIDRAKDVGKLADGSLFAPKYIENALKFFPEIKEVVAFGHEREFCAAFINIDLTAVGNWAERNNIAYASYQELAGHPRVYETIAQHVAEANRKLAAEPLMAGSQVRRFLVLHKELDADDGELTRTQKVRRSFIADRYGELIEALYDGSSEKYVETQVTYEDGRKGIIRATVRIEDAEVFPFDSPVMEAAE; encoded by the coding sequence ATGGGAGGATACGGCTTGGCGCAGAAACCCGCGTCACCCGACACGCTTGCGAAGTATCTGCTGTTGAATGCCGAGCGCTTCAAAGGCAGGCCTTCGATGCGGCACAAGGATTACGGCATCTGGCAGAGCTGGACCTGGGATCAGCAGTGCGAGGAGGTTCGCGCTTTCTCACTGGGTCTGCAGGCGATCGGCTTCAAGCGCGGTGATCGGATTGCCGTCATCGGCACCAACCGTCCACGGCTCTACTGGACCTTCATCGCCGCTCAGGCGCTAGGAGGCGTACCGGTCCCAGTCTATGCGGATTCCGTCGCCGAAGAGATGGCCTATGTGCTTGATCATGCCGAGGTCAAATATGCCGTCGTCGAGGATCAGGAGCAGGTGGACAAGCTTCTGTCGGTTGCAGGCGATGTGCCGCGTCTGACCGAGATCATCTATGACGAGCCGCGCGGTCTGAGGGACTATGACCATACCCATCTCCATGACTATGCAGAGGTCCGTGCCAAGGGCCTGGAGATCATGGAACGCGAGCCCAACTCTGCCGCGCGCTTTGAGGCGGAAGTCGAGCAGGGATCGGGAGCGGATCTGGGCGTCATGCTCTACACCTCGGGCACGACGGGTCGCCCCAAGGGCGTCATGCTTTCAAACGAAAGCCTGGTGCGCTCGGCGCTGAATGGCAATCGCTTCGACAATCTGGACGAGAATGAAAGTGTCATCGCTTATCTGCCGTTGGCTTGGGTCGGCGACCACGTCTTCTCGGTGGCGCAGGCGCATACGGCCGGTTTCTGCGTAAGCTGCCCGGAAAGCCAGGAGACGGTGAACGAGGACCGCCGCGAAATCGCGCCGACCTATTTCTTCGCACCACCGCGCGTTTTCGAAACGCTTCTCACCCAGATCATGGTGCGCATGGAAGATGCTGGCCGTATCAAGAAGAAGATGTTCGACTATTTCCTTGCCCATGCACGCAAGGTTGGCGAGCCCATTCTTGATGGCAAGACGGTCGGGCTGAAGGACAGGGTGCTCTATTCGCTCGGCGAGTTCTTCGTCTACGGTCCGCTGAAAAACCGCCTCGGCTTCTCCCGCCTGCGCGTTGGTTACACGGCAGGTGAGGCGATCGGGCCGGAGCTTTTCCGCTTCTATCGGTCCATCGGCCTCAATCTCAAGCAGCTCTATGGACAGACCGAGGCCTGCGTCTACATCACCGCGCAGCCCGATGGCGGCATCAAGCCTGAGACGGTCGGGCTGCCATCGCCCGAAGTGGAGATCCGCATCGCGGAGAATGGCGAGGTCATGTATCGCTCGCCGGGCGTCTTCATGGGCTACTACAAGAATGACGAGGCCACGCGTGAGACCAAGACGCCGGATGGCTGGGTGCATACCGGCGATGCGGGTTTCCTCGACAGCGATGGCCAGCTTCGCATCATCGACCGTGCCAAGGATGTCGGCAAACTCGCGGACGGCTCGCTCTTTGCGCCAAAATATATCGAGAATGCGCTGAAGTTCTTCCCCGAGATCAAGGAAGTGGTGGCGTTCGGGCATGAGCGGGAATTTTGCGCCGCCTTCATCAATATCGATCTGACCGCTGTCGGCAACTGGGCGGAACGCAACAATATCGCCTATGCCTCCTACCAGGAACTTGCAGGTCATCCGCGGGTCTACGAGACCATTGCGCAGCATGTGGCCGAGGCCAATCGAAAGCTTGCTGCCGAGCCCTTGATGGCCGGTTCACAGGTGCGTCGCTTCCTTGTGCTGCACAAGGAGCTGGACGCTGATGACGGCGAGTTGACCCGTACGCAGAAGGTGCGCCGTTCCTTCATCGCGGACCGCTACGGCGAACTGATCGAGGCGCTCTATGACGGTTCCAGCGAAAAATATGTCGAGACGCAGGTCACCTATGAGGACGGCCGCAAGGGCATCATCCGCGCGACCGTGCGCATCGAGGATGCGGAAGTCTTCCCCTTTGACAGTCCGGTGATGGAGGCGGCGGAATGA
- a CDS encoding ABC transporter ATP-binding protein, producing the protein MRADPEAMKTREEEDILLDVRNVSLAFGGVKAITDISLNVKQGEIRAIIGPNGAGKTSMLNVINGFYTPQEGTIIFRGKERRSMKPHEAVGQGIARTFQNVALFKGMSTLDNIMAGRSVMMKRNLLWQMLWRGPALQEEIEHREKVEEIIDFLEIQHIRRTPVGKLPYGLQKRVELGRALAMEPSLLLLDEPMAGMNLEEKEDMSRFIIDVNQQRGTTIALIEHDMGVVMDLSDRVVVLDYGKKIADGTPDEVKNNQDVIDAYLGVPH; encoded by the coding sequence ATGAGAGCCGATCCCGAAGCCATGAAGACGCGCGAAGAGGAAGACATTCTTCTGGATGTGCGCAATGTGTCGCTCGCCTTCGGCGGCGTGAAGGCCATCACCGACATTTCGCTCAATGTGAAGCAGGGTGAAATCCGCGCGATCATCGGTCCCAACGGTGCCGGCAAGACCTCGATGCTCAATGTCATCAACGGCTTCTATACCCCGCAGGAAGGCACGATCATCTTCCGCGGCAAGGAGCGCCGCTCCATGAAACCGCATGAGGCGGTGGGGCAGGGGATTGCCCGCACCTTCCAGAATGTGGCGCTGTTCAAGGGCATGTCGACGCTCGACAACATCATGGCGGGGCGTTCGGTCATGATGAAGCGCAACCTGCTCTGGCAGATGCTGTGGCGCGGGCCGGCCTTGCAGGAGGAGATCGAACATCGCGAAAAGGTCGAGGAGATCATCGACTTTCTCGAGATCCAGCATATCCGCCGCACCCCCGTCGGCAAGCTGCCCTACGGCCTGCAGAAGCGCGTCGAGCTGGGTCGCGCATTGGCGATGGAACCCAGCCTTCTTCTCCTCGATGAGCCCATGGCGGGCATGAATCTCGAGGAAAAGGAAGACATGAGCCGCTTCATTATCGACGTCAATCAGCAGCGCGGCACCACCATCGCCCTGATCGAGCACGATATGGGCGTGGTGATGGATCTTTCCGACCGCGTGGTGGTGCTGGATTACGGCAAGAAGATCGCCGACGGCACGCCCGACGAAGTCAAGAACAACCAGGATGTGATCGACGCCTATCTGGGCGTTCCGCACTGA
- a CDS encoding DUF3096 domain-containing protein translates to MDFTLTPLVSLIAGVLILIFPRLLNYIVAFYLIIVGLLGLFPGLAG, encoded by the coding sequence ATGGATTTCACACTTACTCCGCTCGTCTCGCTCATCGCGGGCGTGCTCATCCTCATCTTCCCGAGGCTGCTCAACTACATCGTGGCCTTCTATCTCATCATTGTCGGCCTTCTCGGCCTCTTTCCGGGTCTGGCTGGCTAA
- a CDS encoding branched-chain amino acid ABC transporter permease, protein MDTLKGIFVDPFADMIAAPDFLLQVLWEGLVGGVLYALIALGFVLIFKSSRIFNFAQGIMVVFAALTLVGLHEKGVPALLALPLTLGVMFMLAVAIERAVLRPLVNQPDIILFMATIGITLFLIGLGEIIFGGENKVMITEQLGIPTGSFTLEPFGGFVSIEQKDLTAVIGAILLVGVLLLFLNKSKIGRAIRALGDDHQAALSVGISLSTIWVIVWFIAGVIALATGIVWGARAGVSFALEVIAYKALPVLMLGGLESVMGAIIGGLAIGILEKLFEIYWGQPLLGGNTEMWFAYVLALIVLLFRPQGLFGERIIERV, encoded by the coding sequence ATGGACACTCTCAAAGGCATTTTCGTCGATCCCTTCGCGGACATGATCGCTGCACCCGACTTTCTCCTTCAGGTGCTATGGGAAGGTCTGGTGGGCGGCGTTCTCTATGCGCTCATCGCGTTGGGCTTTGTTCTGATCTTCAAATCCTCGCGCATCTTCAACTTCGCGCAGGGCATCATGGTGGTATTCGCGGCCCTCACGCTTGTTGGCCTGCATGAGAAAGGTGTGCCCGCGCTTCTGGCACTGCCTCTGACGCTCGGCGTCATGTTCATGCTGGCAGTCGCCATCGAGCGCGCGGTGCTGCGGCCTCTGGTCAACCAGCCAGACATCATCCTGTTCATGGCAACCATCGGCATCACGCTGTTCCTGATCGGGCTTGGCGAGATAATCTTTGGCGGCGAAAACAAGGTGATGATCACCGAGCAGCTGGGTATCCCCACCGGCAGCTTCACGCTGGAACCCTTCGGCGGTTTCGTCTCCATCGAGCAGAAGGACCTGACCGCGGTTATCGGCGCGATCCTGCTGGTTGGCGTGCTGCTTCTTTTCCTGAACAAGTCCAAGATCGGCCGCGCCATTCGCGCGCTGGGTGACGATCACCAGGCGGCACTTTCGGTGGGCATTTCACTTTCCACGATCTGGGTGATCGTCTGGTTCATCGCCGGCGTCATCGCGCTGGCCACGGGCATTGTCTGGGGCGCGCGCGCCGGTGTGTCCTTCGCGCTGGAGGTCATTGCCTACAAGGCTTTGCCTGTTCTCATGCTGGGCGGGCTGGAAAGTGTCATGGGAGCCATCATTGGCGGGCTTGCCATCGGCATTCTGGAAAAGCTCTTCGAGATCTATTGGGGCCAGCCGCTGCTGGGCGGCAACACGGAGATGTGGTTCGCCTATGTTCTGGCGCTGATCGTGCTCCTGTTCCGTCCGCAAGGCCTCTTTGGCGAACGCATCATCGAGCGGGTGTAA
- a CDS encoding branched-chain amino acid ABC transporter permease, translated as MFYRTAGQFKTSYEADHALFPVRQDAYLLGFILLLAFVVFPLTASEFAFRALLIPVLIYSLAALGLNILTGYAGQLSLGTGAFMGVGAYACYKLLTIFPEMNIVIAIAMSGFFSAAVGVLFGLPSLRIKGFYLAIATLAAQFFLVWLFQKWAWLYNYNASGAIQVPNIEMFGITVAGPRAEAITQYYFVLCFVCAMTFFAINITRGRIGRMWKAVRDMDIAAELVGINLMRAKLTAFFVSSYIVGVSGALFVFLWRGAAEANLFDIPLSFRVLFIAIIGGLGSILGNYLGAILIVALPVIIGSVPEAFGIPIGSATVEHLNVMLVGALIITFLIVEPHGLARFWAMIREKLILWPFPH; from the coding sequence ATGTTCTATCGTACAGCCGGCCAGTTCAAGACCAGCTATGAGGCCGATCACGCGCTCTTTCCGGTGCGCCAGGATGCCTATCTGCTGGGTTTCATCCTGCTGCTCGCCTTTGTCGTGTTTCCGCTGACTGCAAGCGAGTTCGCCTTTCGGGCCCTGCTGATACCGGTGCTGATCTATTCTTTGGCAGCATTGGGTCTCAACATCCTTACGGGTTACGCCGGGCAGCTTTCGCTGGGTACTGGTGCCTTCATGGGGGTAGGCGCTTATGCCTGCTACAAGCTGCTCACCATCTTCCCGGAGATGAACATCGTTATCGCCATCGCGATGTCCGGTTTCTTCTCGGCAGCGGTTGGTGTGCTCTTCGGCCTGCCATCGCTCAGGATCAAGGGCTTCTATCTGGCGATCGCCACGCTGGCTGCGCAGTTCTTCCTCGTGTGGCTGTTCCAGAAATGGGCGTGGCTTTACAACTACAATGCTTCGGGCGCTATCCAGGTGCCGAATATCGAGATGTTCGGCATAACCGTCGCGGGCCCTCGTGCCGAAGCAATCACGCAGTATTATTTCGTGCTCTGCTTTGTCTGCGCGATGACCTTCTTTGCCATCAACATCACGCGCGGTCGCATCGGGCGCATGTGGAAGGCGGTGCGTGACATGGACATCGCTGCCGAACTCGTCGGCATCAATCTGATGCGCGCGAAGCTGACCGCCTTCTTCGTGTCGTCCTACATTGTCGGCGTGTCGGGTGCGCTGTTCGTGTTCCTGTGGCGCGGTGCGGCAGAGGCGAACCTGTTTGATATCCCGCTGTCGTTCCGCGTGCTGTTCATTGCCATCATTGGAGGGCTCGGCTCGATCCTTGGCAACTATCTCGGCGCGATCCTCATCGTTGCCCTGCCGGTGATCATCGGCAGCGTCCCGGAGGCCTTCGGCATTCCGATCGGCTCGGCCACTGTCGAACATCTGAACGTCATGCTCGTGGGTGCGCTCATCATCACGTTCCTGATCGTGGAGCCACACGGGCTGGCCCGCTTCTGGGCCATGATCCGCGAGAAACTGATATTGTGGCCATTCCCGCACTGA
- a CDS encoding ABC transporter substrate-binding protein produces the protein MKHWIRKAAVSTALVATVMLTGPASAQGDGIYVPNLSYRTGPFASTGTPLMNGQRDYITMLNERDGGLNGTKLVYDECETGYNTEKGVECYEKTKANAVVTQPWSTGITLQVLPKSNVDNIPILAPGYGFSAMADGKVFQWAYNPPSSYWDGAYMILQDISGGDLTTLNGKKIAFLHLDHPFGKEPLPLLEKLSAEHGFELVPIPVGLTEMQNQSAQWLQIRRERPDNVIMWGWGAMNAGAMTEAAKTKYPMDQFYGVWWSGHDGDLKLIGEQGKGYRSISWSVPNSESSLMQDIKKHVIDAGKSQINQGEGEFDSVFYQRGVMISLMLVEGIRAAQEEFDTQNPDAEQVRWGLENITLDEARLAELGAEGMLVPFSTSCADHTGHGGGWILEWDGSKFVKASDLLKADRDVIRPLEEEKAKEYAEANAPWPVNEECSM, from the coding sequence ATGAAACACTGGATCAGAAAAGCTGCCGTTTCGACGGCACTGGTTGCGACGGTGATGCTCACCGGTCCGGCCAGCGCGCAGGGTGACGGCATCTATGTGCCGAACCTTTCCTACCGCACGGGCCCCTTTGCCTCGACCGGCACGCCCTTGATGAACGGCCAGCGTGACTACATCACCATGCTCAACGAGCGTGATGGCGGCCTCAACGGCACCAAGCTTGTCTATGACGAGTGCGAGACCGGCTACAACACCGAGAAGGGTGTCGAGTGCTACGAGAAGACCAAGGCCAATGCGGTTGTCACGCAGCCCTGGTCGACGGGCATCACGCTGCAGGTTCTGCCCAAGTCCAATGTCGACAACATTCCGATCCTGGCTCCCGGCTACGGCTTCTCGGCCATGGCGGACGGGAAGGTCTTTCAGTGGGCCTACAACCCGCCATCCTCCTATTGGGATGGTGCCTACATGATCCTGCAGGACATTTCCGGGGGTGACCTGACGACCCTCAACGGCAAGAAGATCGCCTTCCTGCATCTCGATCACCCTTTCGGCAAGGAGCCCCTGCCGCTTCTTGAGAAGCTTTCGGCCGAGCACGGCTTTGAGCTGGTGCCGATCCCGGTGGGCCTGACCGAGATGCAGAACCAGTCCGCGCAGTGGCTTCAGATCCGCCGCGAGCGCCCCGACAATGTCATCATGTGGGGTTGGGGCGCCATGAATGCCGGCGCCATGACGGAAGCCGCCAAGACCAAATATCCCATGGATCAGTTCTACGGCGTGTGGTGGTCCGGCCATGATGGCGACCTGAAGCTGATCGGCGAACAGGGTAAGGGCTATCGCTCCATCTCCTGGAGCGTTCCGAACTCCGAATCGTCACTGATGCAGGACATCAAGAAGCACGTGATTGATGCCGGCAAGTCCCAGATCAATCAGGGTGAGGGCGAGTTCGACAGCGTCTTCTACCAGCGTGGGGTCATGATCTCCCTGATGCTTGTCGAAGGCATTCGCGCAGCACAGGAGGAGTTCGACACGCAGAACCCGGATGCCGAGCAGGTTCGCTGGGGGCTTGAGAACATCACGCTCGACGAGGCGCGTCTTGCAGAGCTTGGTGCCGAAGGCATGCTGGTGCCGTTCTCCACCTCCTGTGCGGACCATACCGGCCACGGCGGTGGCTGGATCCTCGAATGGGATGGCTCGAAATTCGTGAAGGCGTCGGATCTTCTGAAGGCCGACCGCGATGTCATTCGCCCGCTCGAAGAAGAAAAGGCGAAGGAATATGCCGAGGCGAACGCGCCTTGGCCCGTCAACGAAGAGTGCAGCATGTAA